In one window of Leptospira sp. GIMC2001 DNA:
- a CDS encoding FixH family protein, with amino-acid sequence MKFKDLDKSVKYAFYSMGAIFILLFIATGITVYIAKVGHEDVIEKDYYEKGLNYEKTLEDIRIMQDEGYSISSPLLVDRFPLHSGKNLVQISFTKNDIPISDGKLFVLLERGATAKFNQSNELYFSNNEYSGEIMIPDLGQWIITIKASHAGRTLTKTLKVTVQK; translated from the coding sequence ATGAAATTTAAAGACTTAGACAAATCCGTTAAGTATGCATTTTATTCTATGGGAGCAATATTCATTCTCTTATTCATTGCAACTGGTATAACAGTATACATTGCTAAGGTAGGTCATGAGGATGTTATTGAAAAAGACTACTATGAAAAAGGTCTCAATTACGAAAAAACGCTAGAAGATATTCGTATCATGCAAGACGAAGGCTATAGCATATCTAGTCCTTTGCTTGTCGATCGATTCCCTTTGCATTCTGGAAAAAATCTGGTTCAAATCTCTTTTACTAAAAATGATATCCCGATTTCGGACGGGAAACTTTTCGTACTGCTTGAACGTGGTGCAACAGCCAAATTCAATCAGTCAAATGAATTGTATTTTAGTAATAATGAATATTCGGGAGAAATAATGATTCCCGATCTTGGACAATGGATAATCACTATCAAGGCAAGCCATGCAGGTCGAACTCTTACAAAAACCCTTAAAGTTACAGTCCAAAAATAA
- the ccoS gene encoding cbb3-type cytochrome oxidase assembly protein CcoS encodes MEFLYITIPITLLIALGSLAAFLWSAKSGQLNDLEGPKYRMLFEDKDDLPKES; translated from the coding sequence ATGGAATTTCTCTATATTACTATACCAATTACCTTGCTGATTGCACTTGGCAGCTTGGCTGCTTTTCTTTGGTCTGCTAAATCAGGTCAATTGAACGATTTAGAAGGACCCAAATACAGAATGCTTTTTGAAGATAAAGACGACCTACCCAAGGAATCGTAA
- a CDS encoding DUF342 domain-containing protein, with the protein MSDTFTAKVLKDLEDMENGFFHIANQHGKAILKVTPGGKLGSSVEPIQVITRVKIFGVEGFDEREIRRIVKEADGKEHIIGKWTGGEPEDSRAEITTTEDRMEANIVINPPKHGGKSLDESAIRTALDQSGIKFGIIEEIIKELALDPEYFVQYTIAEGTRPLSGGDGGIEMVFDTSDNPNLKENEKGQMDFREIGIIKSIPAGQILAKKIDPKPGKNGMNVYGDPIPFEPGKEMEWKLGSNVKLSDDKKSVIAMITGRPVMDRSGFIRVDEVVHLENVDFSTGNVDFPGTIIVEEKIADGFSLTTQGSLIIKKSVGKVFLKAKGDVVLSGGFMGRGGGTIQSDGEIYAKFVEQGKMISGKSVYIEEAAMHSEITAELDVVVSGGRGEIIGGDIIAGRSVTCNKLGAVVETKTTLTVGTPPDFIEELEKMRADINSRKEVLLKVEQTMNRMVEDASKRDLTQEEQNMLIKLKEVESKYKGLLNTSMTQFNSAVNSYEPTKDSFVLVEREIHPGVEINLGKGKYYKVGLNSIVGKSRISLGVDGNVHNERSQLKRR; encoded by the coding sequence ATGAGTGATACCTTTACAGCAAAAGTATTAAAAGATCTAGAAGATATGGAAAACGGCTTTTTCCATATCGCCAACCAACATGGCAAAGCAATTTTAAAAGTAACCCCAGGGGGAAAACTAGGCTCATCTGTAGAACCAATTCAAGTAATAACGAGAGTTAAAATTTTTGGAGTGGAAGGTTTTGACGAAAGAGAAATTCGAAGAATTGTCAAAGAAGCAGATGGAAAAGAGCATATTATTGGAAAATGGACTGGCGGAGAACCAGAAGATTCACGTGCAGAAATCACCACAACAGAAGATCGGATGGAAGCAAATATTGTTATTAATCCTCCAAAACATGGAGGCAAATCTCTAGACGAAAGTGCAATTCGTACGGCTTTGGATCAATCGGGAATCAAATTTGGAATCATAGAAGAAATAATAAAAGAGCTAGCTTTAGATCCAGAATACTTTGTGCAATACACGATTGCGGAAGGAACACGCCCCTTATCTGGTGGAGACGGCGGAATTGAAATGGTATTCGATACCTCTGATAATCCAAACTTGAAAGAAAACGAGAAAGGTCAGATGGACTTTCGCGAGATTGGAATTATTAAGTCTATACCTGCGGGTCAGATACTTGCAAAGAAAATTGATCCAAAACCTGGAAAGAACGGGATGAATGTCTATGGCGATCCAATTCCATTTGAACCTGGGAAAGAAATGGAATGGAAACTTGGAAGCAATGTAAAGTTATCGGATGATAAAAAATCAGTAATTGCTATGATTACCGGCCGGCCCGTTATGGATCGATCTGGATTTATACGAGTCGATGAAGTTGTTCACTTAGAAAACGTAGACTTCTCTACTGGCAATGTCGATTTTCCGGGAACCATAATCGTAGAAGAAAAAATTGCCGATGGTTTTAGCTTAACAACTCAAGGTTCCTTGATTATAAAAAAATCAGTCGGAAAGGTTTTCTTAAAAGCTAAAGGCGACGTTGTATTGTCAGGTGGTTTTATGGGAAGGGGTGGTGGAACCATACAATCTGACGGTGAGATCTATGCTAAATTTGTTGAACAAGGCAAGATGATATCTGGTAAATCAGTCTATATCGAAGAAGCAGCAATGCATTCCGAAATTACAGCTGAACTCGATGTAGTAGTATCTGGCGGGCGAGGCGAAATCATCGGTGGAGATATCATTGCCGGACGTTCTGTAACATGCAATAAACTTGGTGCAGTTGTCGAGACTAAAACGACATTAACCGTTGGAACACCACCTGACTTTATTGAAGAACTCGAAAAAATGCGTGCTGATATCAATTCCAGAAAGGAAGTACTTCTCAAAGTTGAGCAGACCATGAATAGAATGGTTGAAGATGCATCCAAACGTGACTTAACGCAAGAAGAACAGAATATGCTAATAAAGCTCAAAGAAGTAGAAAGTAAATACAAAGGATTGCTCAACACTTCTATGACACAGTTTAACTCCGCTGTCAATTCTTATGAACCGACAAAAGACTCATTTGTTCTGGTTGAGCGCGAGATTCATCCTGGCGTAGAAATCAATTTGGGTAAAGGAAAATACTATAAAGTTGGACTCAATTCGATTGTTGGAAAAAGTAGAATCAGTCTTGGAGTTGATGGCAACGTTCACAATGAACGATCTCAACTTAAGAGAAGATAA
- a CDS encoding heavy metal translocating P-type ATPase, with translation MQVELLQKPLKLQSKNKCFHCNQPIAPGIEYSWKHQDTTNYYCCNGCKAVSQIILESDNQFFYEMRGSQNLEPIRNPEEEAQIRAEYLDGSIVASDYLTEIQKGIFEVQINITNIHCSACVWLNEKVLKDTSGIETVRINFATGLALIQFNPEFIKLSKIFQIIESIGYLPRLHSSWNQSEATNKNNSLLIRMGLAGFCFGNIMLFGTSLYAGYFTGIELEFKRLLHYLSWAFATPVYLYSGYPFLRGAWQAIKRGKFSMDFLLVTGISLAYFYSIFVTLTDIGEVYFDSVCMIYFFILLGKYLEENARRRANDKLNQLLTSLPEVATVLGDNGEINYIRTSEVIKGQKLLIKNGERVPVDGTLISDIGELNESFLTGESSSIQKKKDDSILAGSIAINRPIEILAESNAKNSTLSRLKIMIDRALGQKPNLERITDKISGYFIAVIFSVAIATFLFWFLSDAGIETAIINTIAVLIVACPCALGLAVPTALVMNHIRNSKDGIVIKNPDIIEPLSKLQTIFFDKTGTLTQGKLELSSHNFSNPNLAGAITYCIESKSNHPVAINLRRTMEENHWIDPAIQLIDVIENPGLGMSGKISISDSIHNFKLGSAKFLDISENPKHTRVHLSLDENYLGYWELSDQLRNDSLDAIRSLKKIVKNIFILSGDNISVVKNIANKLNISQYLGSVSPENKLTAISEAQNRNEVVAMVGDGINDSAAMAKADIGVSMGVASDISLDRSDIILVNNNIRGIYLAACYAKETSRKIKQNIAISFFYNSLMVPLAAMGFMAPVLCAVFMATSSLTVVGNSLLLRKKIFVDES, from the coding sequence ATGCAGGTCGAACTCTTACAAAAACCCTTAAAGTTACAGTCCAAAAATAAATGTTTCCATTGCAATCAGCCGATTGCACCGGGAATTGAATATTCCTGGAAACATCAAGATACTACTAATTACTACTGCTGCAATGGATGCAAAGCTGTATCGCAAATTATTCTGGAATCGGATAATCAATTCTTTTATGAAATGCGAGGCTCGCAGAACCTTGAGCCAATCCGAAACCCAGAAGAAGAAGCTCAGATTCGCGCCGAGTATCTGGATGGTAGTATCGTTGCTTCCGACTACTTAACCGAAATACAGAAAGGTATTTTCGAAGTTCAGATCAATATAACAAATATCCATTGCTCGGCATGTGTATGGTTGAACGAAAAAGTATTAAAAGATACATCTGGGATAGAAACGGTAAGAATAAATTTTGCAACCGGGCTTGCCTTGATCCAATTCAATCCAGAATTCATTAAATTAAGCAAAATATTTCAAATTATCGAATCCATTGGCTATTTACCTAGATTGCATTCCTCTTGGAATCAAAGCGAGGCAACAAATAAGAATAATAGTCTTCTGATTCGCATGGGTCTTGCAGGTTTTTGTTTCGGAAATATCATGCTTTTCGGCACATCATTGTATGCAGGATATTTTACTGGAATAGAGTTAGAATTCAAAAGATTGCTCCACTATCTTTCATGGGCATTTGCAACTCCTGTTTACTTGTATTCTGGATATCCATTCTTGCGTGGAGCTTGGCAAGCGATTAAGCGCGGTAAATTCAGTATGGATTTTCTTCTGGTAACAGGTATCTCCCTCGCATATTTCTATAGCATCTTTGTTACACTGACGGACATAGGTGAAGTGTATTTTGATTCAGTCTGCATGATCTATTTTTTTATACTTTTAGGTAAATATTTAGAAGAAAATGCCAGAAGAAGAGCGAATGATAAACTCAATCAATTATTGACAAGTCTTCCCGAAGTTGCAACTGTATTAGGTGATAATGGAGAGATCAACTATATAAGAACCAGTGAAGTTATCAAGGGACAAAAACTCTTAATCAAAAATGGAGAACGTGTTCCTGTTGATGGAACTTTAATTAGTGACATCGGTGAACTGAATGAATCATTTCTTACAGGAGAATCTTCATCGATCCAAAAGAAAAAGGATGACTCAATACTTGCGGGGTCTATTGCAATCAATAGACCGATAGAAATATTAGCAGAATCAAATGCAAAGAATTCAACGCTTTCTCGATTAAAAATTATGATTGATCGAGCACTAGGACAGAAACCAAATTTAGAGAGGATCACTGATAAAATATCTGGATACTTTATAGCTGTGATTTTCTCAGTCGCGATAGCAACTTTTCTCTTCTGGTTTCTTTCAGATGCAGGAATCGAAACTGCGATCATCAATACAATTGCAGTATTGATTGTTGCTTGTCCTTGTGCCTTAGGGCTAGCAGTACCAACAGCACTTGTAATGAATCATATCAGGAATTCTAAAGATGGTATTGTAATAAAGAATCCAGATATTATTGAACCACTATCTAAACTTCAGACTATTTTTTTTGATAAGACTGGGACATTGACGCAGGGAAAACTAGAACTTTCCAGCCATAATTTTTCAAATCCAAATTTAGCGGGTGCAATAACTTATTGCATTGAATCAAAATCCAATCATCCAGTTGCCATTAACCTACGACGGACAATGGAAGAAAATCACTGGATCGATCCTGCAATTCAATTGATTGACGTAATCGAAAATCCTGGACTCGGAATGAGTGGCAAAATATCTATCTCTGATTCAATTCATAATTTCAAATTAGGATCAGCAAAATTCTTGGATATATCGGAAAATCCAAAACACACACGTGTTCATTTATCTTTGGATGAGAATTATCTTGGTTACTGGGAATTGTCAGACCAACTTAGAAATGATAGTCTTGATGCGATAAGATCACTCAAAAAAATTGTTAAAAATATTTTCATTCTTTCTGGAGATAATATTTCAGTCGTAAAAAATATTGCGAATAAACTGAATATTTCCCAATATCTAGGATCAGTCAGTCCAGAAAATAAATTGACCGCGATTAGTGAAGCGCAGAACCGCAATGAAGTTGTGGCAATGGTTGGAGATGGAATCAATGATAGTGCGGCAATGGCTAAGGCAGACATTGGAGTCTCAATGGGAGTCGCATCGGATATCAGCTTGGATCGCTCGGATATCATTTTGGTTAACAACAATATACGAGGAATTTATCTCGCGGCATGTTATGCAAAAGAAACATCCAGAAAAATTAAACAAAACATAGCTATTTCGTTTTTTTATAATTCACTAATGGTTCCTCTGGCTGCTATGGGTTTTATGGCTCCTGTACTATGTGCAGTATTTATGGCAACGTCATCGCTTACGGTTGTGGGAAATTCCTTATTATTGAGAAAGAAAATATTTGTTGATGAATCATAA
- a CDS encoding c-type cytochrome, whose translation MDNHGNKEFDGIRQLGNDLPAWYKHIFVYAIFVGIGYAIYFHGFSSWGTEEQYAIQMAEHEEKYPQANDLVSEDGSNPLRDNAEAIQAGEKYYKAVCAACHGLNAEGVVGPSLVDKEWIHGNTDSIVYNNVMLGIAIENTKLQRGPMPAHEKSLGSEKVYQVMAWLASKNPSLVAK comes from the coding sequence ATGGATAATCATGGTAACAAAGAATTTGACGGGATTCGACAACTAGGAAATGATTTGCCAGCTTGGTATAAACATATATTCGTATATGCGATATTCGTTGGAATTGGCTATGCAATTTATTTCCACGGTTTTTCTAGCTGGGGAACTGAGGAGCAATATGCAATCCAAATGGCCGAGCATGAGGAAAAGTATCCTCAAGCAAATGATCTTGTATCAGAGGATGGTTCGAATCCTTTGCGAGATAATGCTGAAGCCATTCAAGCTGGAGAGAAATATTATAAAGCTGTCTGTGCGGCTTGTCATGGTTTGAATGCTGAAGGAGTCGTCGGTCCCTCTCTCGTTGATAAAGAGTGGATTCATGGCAATACCGATTCAATAGTTTACAATAATGTAATGTTAGGAATTGCCATAGAAAATACGAAGCTTCAAAGAGGTCCAATGCCAGCGCACGAAAAATCACTTGGCTCGGAGAAAGTATATCAGGTGATGGCTTGGCTTGCATCCAAAAATCCAAGCTTAGTTGCAAAATAG
- the ccoG gene encoding cytochrome c oxidase accessory protein CcoG — protein MVISRHQPGTVKTLRNIAFSILVPIYFGLPWLRMSGHPLIRLDIPERKFYLLGQIFIPMEGYFLWLFLITAGLSLFFFTSLIGRVWCGWACPQTVFTELFDWFGRLILGSKYGKKDAPQFKKILLHLSWISISLVGSFAWVSYFADPYLMIDDIINGNLISKSTLWPYAVAFFTITLYGDMAFVREQFCKYACPYARFQTVLMDDQSLNVTYDYVRGEPRRQGKEKIGDCISCNMCVVVCPTGIDIRDGVQVSCIACGKCVDACTPIMAREGKESLIRYLAQNQVENRNDKVKWLRPRTILYGVLLLAVITSAGFLLNTRVPLYVSIIPDRNIQPMTIPGKKVRNFYNIKLQNITLQDQNLKIDVETPDLAAPATVLLGSEPDSTIQLKENSFTDFRIIIESGAINQADLLNKNHFIIIRFTDTQNPKITKEKKIPFTLPNDLVGMINNEI, from the coding sequence ATGGTTATATCGAGACATCAGCCCGGAACTGTTAAAACTTTAAGAAATATTGCTTTTAGCATTCTGGTTCCCATTTACTTTGGATTGCCTTGGTTACGAATGAGTGGACACCCGCTCATTCGTTTGGATATACCAGAAAGAAAATTTTATCTATTAGGGCAGATTTTTATTCCGATGGAGGGATATTTCCTCTGGCTATTTCTAATAACAGCCGGACTATCCCTTTTCTTTTTTACTTCCTTGATTGGTCGGGTTTGGTGTGGTTGGGCTTGTCCACAGACCGTCTTTACAGAGTTATTCGATTGGTTTGGTAGATTGATTCTTGGATCAAAATACGGCAAGAAAGATGCTCCACAATTCAAGAAAATCCTATTGCATTTAAGTTGGATAAGCATTTCGCTGGTTGGTTCTTTTGCTTGGGTTTCTTATTTTGCTGACCCTTATTTGATGATCGATGACATAATAAATGGTAATTTAATTTCCAAATCAACTCTCTGGCCATATGCAGTTGCCTTTTTTACAATAACATTATATGGTGATATGGCATTCGTTCGTGAGCAATTTTGTAAATATGCTTGTCCTTATGCAAGATTTCAAACAGTTCTCATGGATGATCAGTCATTGAACGTAACCTATGATTACGTTCGAGGTGAACCGAGAAGACAGGGCAAAGAGAAAATTGGAGATTGTATTTCTTGCAATATGTGTGTTGTTGTCTGTCCAACCGGAATTGATATTCGAGACGGAGTTCAGGTAAGCTGTATCGCCTGCGGAAAATGTGTCGATGCATGCACTCCAATCATGGCAAGAGAAGGCAAAGAATCCTTGATTCGATACTTGGCACAAAACCAAGTAGAAAACCGCAATGACAAAGTCAAATGGTTACGACCAAGAACAATACTTTATGGAGTCTTGCTACTAGCTGTAATTACATCTGCTGGATTTCTACTAAATACGAGAGTCCCTCTCTATGTAAGTATAATCCCCGATCGTAATATACAACCTATGACGATTCCAGGCAAAAAAGTACGGAATTTTTATAATATTAAATTGCAGAATATAACACTCCAAGATCAAAATTTAAAAATTGATGTTGAGACTCCCGATTTAGCAGCACCTGCGACAGTGCTTCTTGGTAGCGAGCCTGATTCGACAATCCAACTCAAAGAAAATAGCTTTACCGATTTTAGAATTATCATCGAGTCCGGTGCGATCAACCAAGCTGATTTACTCAACAAAAATCACTTTATAATCATTAGATTCACAGATACTCAGAATCCAAAAATAACAAAAGAAAAGAAAATTCCATTCACACTTCCGAATGATTTAGTAGGTATGATCAATAATGAAATTTAA